CGGTCCACATGGCCGTGGTCGTGCAGCAGATGGTCTTCCCGCAGGCGGCCGGCATCCTGTTCACGGCCGACCCCGTCACGGGCAACCGGAAGGTCGCCACCGTGGACGCCAGCTTCGGCCTCGGCGAGGCCCTGGTCTCCGGCCTGGTGAACCCGGACACCTTCCAGGTGCGCGACGGCGAGATCGTCGCCAAGGCGATCGCCGCCAAGCAGCGTGCCGTGCACGCCCTGCCGGCCGGCGGTACGCAGGAAGTGGCGATCGACCCGCAGCGGCAGGAGCAGCCGGCACTGACGGACGCGCAGGTCGTGCGGCTCGTGCAGCTCGGACGGCGGATCGAAGCGCACTTCGGCCGCCCGCAGGACATCGAATGGTGCCTGGTCGGCGAAGACTTCCAGATCGTCCAGAGCCGGCCGATCACCACGCTGTTCCCCATTCCCGCGGCCGGCGACGCAGGGAACCACGTCTACCTCTCGGTCGGCCACCAACAGATGATGACCGACCCCATGAAGCCACTGGGCGTCTCGATGTGGCAGCTGACGGCCATGGCGCCGATGCACGAGGCCGGCGGGAGGCTGTTCGTCGACGCCAACCGGGCCCTGGCCTCACCCGCGGGCCGCGCCGGCTTCCTGAAGATGGTGGGGAGAGAAGATCCGCTGATTAGGGACGCGCTGGAGACCGTTCTCAACCGCGACGACTTCGTCCCGTCGCTTCCGGACACGGGTCCCGGTCGGCCGCCGGCCCGCGGCGCGTCCACCCCGATCGAGACCGACCCGGCCATCGTCACCGAGCTGATCCAGCGCAGCCAGGCGTCCATCGCCGCCCTGCGGCGCGACATCCGGACGAAGACCGGACCGGCGCTGTTCGACTTCCTGCTGGAGGCCTTCCAGGAGCACAAGCGAGTCCTCGGCGATCCGCTGAGCATGCAGGCGATCATGGCGGGCATCGAGTCCACCTGGTGGCTCAACGACCAGCTGCACGAGTGGCTGGGCGAGAAGAACGGGGCCGACACGCTCACCCTGTCCGCCCCCAACAACGTCACCTCGGAGATGGGACTGGCGCTGCTCGACGTCGCCGACGTGATCCGCCCACATCCCGAGGTGGTGGCGTTCCTGCAGGGCGTCGAGGACGAGGGCTTCCTGGATGAGCTGCCGAAGCTCGCGGGCGGGACCGAAGCGCGCGACGCCATCGAGGCCTACCTCGACCGATACGGCATGCGCTGCGTCGGCGAGATCGACATCACGAGGCCGCGGTGGAGCGAGCGCCCCACCACGCTCGTGCCCCTGATCCTCGACAACATCAAGCTCTTCGAGCCGGGCGCCGCCGAGCGGCGGTTCGAGCAAGGGCGGCAGGAGGCGCAGAAGAAGGAACAGGAGGTGCTCGCACGCTTGCGGGCCCTGCCGGACGGGGAGCGGAAAGCCGACGAGGCCAAGCGGATGATCGACCGGGTCCGGACCTTCATCGGCTACCGGGAGTACCCGAAGTACGGCATCATCAGCCGCTATTTCGTCTACAAGCAGGCCCTGCTGGAGGAGGCCGAGCGCCTCGTGCAGGCCAACGTACTTCCTGAACAGGAAGACATCTTCTACCTCACGTTCTCCGAGCTCCACGACGTCGTGCGCGCGAACAGAGTGGACGACCAGCTGATCCGGCAGCGCAAGGAGGCGTTCCGGTCGTACCACGCGCTCACGCCGCCCCGGGTGCTCACGTCTGACGGCGAGGCCGTCGTCGGTGCGTACCGGCGCGACGACGTGCCGGCGGGTGCCCTGATCGGCCAACCGGTTTCCGCCGGGACCATCGAGGGGAGGGCCCGCGTCATCCTCGACATGGCGGAGGCCGATCTCGAGGCGGGCGACATCCTGGTCACGGCGTACACCGATCCCAGCTGGTCGCCCCTGTTCGTCGCGATCACGGGCCTGGTCACGGAGGTGGGCGGCCTGATGACCCATGGCGCGGTGATCGCCCGGGAGTATGGCTTGCCTGCCGTCGTCGGTGTGGTCGACGCCACCCGCCTCATCCGGGACGGGCAGCGGATCCGCGTGCACGGAGCCGACGGGTACGTCGAGATCCTGGCTTGACCGACCACACCGAGAAAGGCCCATCCGGCTTTGACGGGGCCGGGCGGCTATCCGAACCGGTCAGCCAGCTTCGTCAGCTTGGTGACGTACGCCGGCCAGTCATAGTCGTCAGGGATGTTGGTGCTCTCCCGCCGCAGGCCGATCGCGGTGTCGTGCTGCTCGCGCATGATGTCGGCGTGACCGGCGTGACGAGCGAGGTCGCCGGTCACGTGGATGATGATCCGGTGCAGCGTCACGTCCTGTCCACCTGGTCGCCACCACGGCACCCGCCCCGGCGCGTCGAGGGGTAGCTGTTCGATCGTCTGGTCCGCGAACACCCCGACACGGCGATACAGGTCGATCAGCCCATCCTTCGTCTCGTCCTCCCGCGCGTACCAGTCCGCCTGCGGGTCCTCCTCAAACGCCTGCATGGGGACCAGTTCCTCAGGCGTCGGGAATTCGCGCCCGAAGGTGGGCCCGAAGTAGCCGGCCTCGACATTGAGGCAGTGCTTGAGGACTCCCAGCAGGTTGTTGCCGGTCGCGGTGCGGGGCAGTCTGGCCTCGCGTTCGCTCAGCCCGTCGAGCTTCCAGATCAGGTCTTCGCGAGTCGCCTGGAGGTAGTGGTGCAGCGCAGCCTTCGGGTCGCCCAAGTCAGCCATGCCCGCCAGTCTTCCTCATGCGCCGGAGCCATTCGTGCGGGGTGTCGCCTACAAGATCAGCTCACCCTTCGGCTGCGACTGCCGCGAGGGCGGCGTGTGGCCGATGGGTGCCGTCGCTGAGCCGCGGCAGACGCTCGACTTCCGTGAAGCCGGCTCGCCTCAGCCGTTCGGAGAACTCGTCGACGGGCCAGCGATAGGCGGTCACGACCTTGTGGTCGAAGGCGGCGACCTCGTCACCGACGAAGAGACCGAGCACCAACGTTCCGCCTGGGACCATTGCTCGCCGGAACTCCGCGAGCACGCCGTCAACATCTTGCGGCGGTAGATGGATCAACGAGTACCAGGCCAGGATGCCGGCGATGGAGTGGTCGGCGACGGCGAGATTTTCCAGCGACCCGAGCTGGTACCTGCCATTCGGGTGGGTTGCCTGCGCGTGGGCGATGAACTCGGGGACCAGGTCGATTCCCGTTGCGTCGACGCCCAGCGAGCGAAGGTAACCGGTGATATGGCCAGGCCCGCAGCCCAGATCGAGCACCGTGCCAGGTCGGCCCGCCAGATGTCGCCCGATAAGGGCGAGGTCGTCGGCATGTACCTGCTGGCTTGTCCCGAACAGCTCGATGTAGAGCTCCGCGACGGACGCATACGCCCGCCGGACCTGCTCCGTCTTCACCCCGTGACTATATGAGCCCTCGGATCGTGTGGCGTCGTAGGTCCATGCCATGGATCACTGAGCCATGCCCGCGAGCAGCCACCGTCGGACGGGAATCTCCAGCAATACCCGGTCACCCTCCTGAGCGACCCGCTCCCTGACGTCCCATCCTCCGTACTTGCTGGCGAACGCCTCGACGACTTCGGTGGGGAAGTCGCCGCGGTGCAGGTGGGCGACGCCCTCGGCTACGACGGGCGCGGCCCCGTCCTCCAAGGCCAGGGACACCCTCGGGTCGGCCACCAGGTTCCGCACCTTGACGCTGCGACCGTCGCAGCCGATCCACCACACGCCGTCCGCGTAGACGAACCAGACCGGCGTCACGTGGGGGGAGCCATCGCGGCGCACCGTGCACAGCCATACGTTCGGATCGAGGGCCAGTCGGGCCTCGACGTCCGACGGAAGTGGTGCCGAGGGAGGGTGAGTCACCCGGGAAGTGGACCACATCCGGTACGGACTCACCTGCCGCGAGTCGAGCGGTGCGAGAGCCGCCCCGTATGCGCTACCGGACGAGGCAGAACGGGTGGCCGGCCGGGTCGGTGAAGACTCTGAAGCGTTCACCGCCGGCGCCCAGCCGGCGAGCGCCCAGCTCCACCGCCCGCGCCTCCCCGGTGTCGAGGTCGTCGACCAAGAGGTCGAGGTGGGCCTGCTGCGGGTGCGCGGGATCCGGCCAGCGGGGCGGGTCGTAGTCGTCGACCTGCTGGAACATCAGGCTCTTCCCGTCACCGGTGATGAGCGCGCCCTCGAGGCCGTCGTAGCTGAGCGCCATACCGGTGAGGTCGGCGTAGAAGTGGGCCAGGGCCGATGCGTCGGGGGCGTCGATCGTCACGGCGAACAGCCGCATCACCGGGCCGACGCCGTCGGCCTGGCAGAGGTCGAACGGGTGGCCGGCCGGGTCGGCCAGGGTGATCCAGGTCGGTCCGTCGGCCAGCCGGGTGGCGCCGAGGCCGACCGCCCGCCCGGCCTCCGCTCGGGGATCTGCGGTCTGCAGATCGAGATGGAGTTGCTGCGGGTGCTCCTGCCCGGGCCACTGCGGCGCGACGTGGTCGGGTGCGCGCTGAAATTCGATCTCCTGCCCGTCGGGAGTCCGGAGGCCGAACCGGTCGGGGTCCTGGCGGACAACGTCCCAGCCGGTAATCCCGGCGTAGAACGAACCGACCCGGTTGATGTCCGCCGCGTCGAAGATGGCCAGGTCCAGACGAGCTGTCACGGTGGTCATGGTCGCTTCCACTCCCTTGCCAGCAGGCCGTAGACGACGAGATCGCGCCGCTCCTCGTCGGCGCCGGGTGACCCGGCACCGACGAGGGAGTGGATCAGGCCGGCTCGTCGGCCGGTGCGGCGTCCATGGTGGAGCGCTGCACCGGCACGTCGACGGTACGGCGGGGGCCGGTGAACCACTTCCGGGCCGAGGCGTACCACCAGATCGCCACGCCGAGCAGCACCCCGCCGATGGCGAGCGGGGCGTAGTTCACGGCCGTCCAACTGAACTCCGCGTTGCCGGGCACGCCGGCCGGCACGATCGGCAGCACGAAGTAGACGGAGATGACCGCGATCTCGATCACCGCTATCCAGCCGAGCAGCTTGTACCTCGCGCCCAGCGTCCACGGGCCCGGGACGAACCGGTCCCCCATTCGCAGCCGCAGGAAGATCGGGATGAGGAAGGACAGGTACAGCCCGATCACCGCGACCGAGACCACCGCGTAGAAGGCGACCGGCACGCCGGCCTTCTGGTAGAGCGCGGGCAGGGTGAGCACCAGCCCGGCCAGGGTGGCCGCGATGATCGCGTTGACCGGGGTGCCGTTGCGGTTCACCCGGGACCAGAGCCGCCAGCCCGGCACCGCGCGGTCCCGGCTGAACGCGTACGCCATCCGGGACATCGAGGTCACGCAGCTCATCCCGCAGAAGAACTGGCCGATGGTGGAGATGATGATGACGGCCTTGAAGAAGAACGGGGTCAGCGCGGACTCGAAGATCGCCCCGGAGAAGCCGCCGGCCTTGTTGATCGCGTCCACGTCGGTGGCCGCGAAGAGGAAGGCGAGCAGCAGGATCCAGCCGCCCACCGCGGAATAGAAGATCGACCGCCAGAGGCCCTGGGCGGCGGCCTTCGAGGCGCCCCGGGTCTCCTCGGAGACGTGCGCGCAGGCGTCGAAGCCGGTGATCGTGTACTGGGTGAGCAGGAAGCCCAGCGGCAGCACGTAGAACCAGAAGGTGAGCCCGCCGGTGTCGCCGTCGCCGAAGCCGGAGTTGTTGAACCGCTCGGTGAAGACGAACTTGAAGCTCTGGTGGTCGTCGGGGACCAGGAGCAGGATGAGCACCACCGCGGCCGCGCCGGCCACGTGCCACCAGACCGAGACGTTCTGGAGTACGTCGATGATGCGGTGCCCGTAGATGTTGATCAGCCCGTGCAGGGCCAGGATCACCACGAACAGCCCGAAGGTCTGGTGCGCCGTGCCGGCCCAGCCGTCGAAGAGCGCGGAGAGGGTGAGGTTGAGGAAGGTGGCGCAGCCGTAGTCGACGGAGGCGGTCACCGCCACCAGGCCGATCAGGTTGAGCCAGCCGGTGAACCAGCCGTGCACGGGCCGCCCCATGGTGGCGGCCCACCAGTAGATCCCGCCGGCGGTCGGGTAGGCCGAGACCAGCTCGGCCATGCAGAAGCCGATGATCAGGATGAACAGCGAGATCAGCGGCCAGCCCCAGGAGATGGCGACCGGACCGCCGTTGTTCCACGCCTGGCCGAAGGTGGTGAAGCAGCCGGCCAGGATCGAGATGATCGAGAACGAGATGGCGAAGTTGGAGAAGCCGCTCCACTTGCGGTGCAGCTCCTGTTTGTAGCCGAGTTCGGCGAGCCGTCGGGCGTCGTCGTCCATGGGTTGCTCGGCGGTCGGCGCGGGCGTCGTGGCCAATGCACACCTCCTCGAGGTGGATTCCCCGGTGCGAGTGGGCAAAGTGTGATCCCGTCGATCAAGGCGGTCAATACGACAGCCGTGGGAATCTCACGGCCGGCACGGCTAATTGCGTTGCCGCGCGAACCCGTTCCGGGGCATCCTTGAGCCCGTGACCAGGCCCGATCGCGACGGGCCACCGCCGGGCGCTCGGCAACGCCCGGTCCGCGACGGCGCGTGGCGTCCACCTCTCTCTCACTGAAGTACGGCGGTTCGCCGTACCCCCGGACGCCCGCGCCGTCGCTCCTTCCCCAGGCCGCCTCAGGCGAACAGCAGCCCGGCCACCCAGAGCACGGCGATGACCAGCCCGGCCAGGAACTCGACCAGCATGGACAGTCCGGCCGCCTTGACCGCCTGCACGGTGGCCGGCCAGGCCAGCTGGTTGCTGCCCAGCCGCAGCCGTTCCGCGCCCCAGATCCCGCCGACGAAGCCGATCGGCAGGCCGACGACCGGGACGACGAAGAAGCCGACCAGGCCGAGCAGCCCGCCGGCCAGCAGGGACGAGGTGGGCACCCCGGTCCGTTTCAGGTTCCGCCCCGGCCAGGCGTACTTGACCACCGTGCCGCCGCCGGCGACCACGGTCGCCGCCGCGAGCACCGCCCAACGGCCCGGGCCGGCCCCGCCGAAGAGCGCCCACACCAGCACCCCGCCCCAGCACAGCGGCAGCGCCGGCAGCCCGGGCACCACCACCCCGGCCAGCCCGGCCAGGATCGCCAGCGCAGCCACCACCGAGACCACGGCCTGGGTGTCCGTCAAGCTCATGCCGCGGCCTCCCCGCCGGCCAGCCGGGCCCGGATCTGCTCGGCCGGCATCGGGGCGCCGAACCAGCGGCCCTGGCCGGTGTCGCAGCGCAGCGCGCGCAGCCGCTCGGCCTGCGCCTCCGTCTCCACCGCCTCGGCGGTCACCCACAGCTCCAGCGCGTGCGCCAGCCGGACCAGCGCGTCGACGATCCGCTCGTCCCGGTGGTCGGCGGCCACGTCGGTCCCGTCGGCCCGGATCCCCTCGACGAACGGGCCGGCCAGCTTCAGGCAGTGGATCGGCAGCCGGCGCAGGTACGCCAGGTTCGAGTAGCCGGTGCCGAAGTCGTCGATGGCCAGCCGTACGCCGAGGTCGGCGAGGCGCCGCAGGGAGCGTAGCGGCTCCCCCGCGGTGCCCATGACGGCGCTCTCGGTCAGCTCCAGTTGCAGCAGTGCGGCCGGGAGCCCGGTGTGCTGCAGCGCCTCGGCGACGGTCTCCACGATCGCCGGGTCGTCGGCCTGCCGGGCGGCCAGGTTGACGCTGACGACCAGCCGCGTGCCCGGGTACGCCCGCCGCCAGCCCTCCGCGTCCCGGCACGCCTGCTTGAGCACCCAGGCGCCGAGCCGGACGATCAGGCCGGTCTCCTCGGCCAGGCCGATGAACCGGTCCGGGCCGATCAGCCCCAACTCCGGGTGCTGCCAGCGGACCAGCGCCTCCACCGCCACCAGGGACCGGTCCAGCAGGGACACGATGGGCTGGTAGTGCAGCACGAACTCGCCCCGGTCCAGCGCGGCCGGCAGCCCCGCCGCCAGGGCGGACCGGGCGATGTCGGCGGCGCTGCGCTCCGGATCGTAGACGGCCCAGCGCCCCCGCCCCTCGGCCTTGGCCCAGTAGAGGGTGGTGTCGGCGGCCTTCATCAGCTCGGAGGCGCTGGTCTCCGCCGCCGGGCACTCCACGATGCCGATGCTGGCCGAGACGGCGAGCTGCTGGTCCCCGACGTTGACCGGGGCGGAGACCGCGGCGAGGGCCAGCTCGGCCAGCTCCACCGCGTCGTCGAGGCCGCCGTCGGAGTCGACCAGGATGACGAACTCGTCGCCGCCCATCCGGGCCACCAGGTGACCGCGGCCGGCCACGCAGTCGGCCAGCCGCCGGCCGATCACCTTGAGCAGCCGGTCGCCGAGGTCGTGGCCGAGGCTGTCGTTGATCGCCTTGAAGCCGTCCAGGTCGATGAAGCAGAGCCCGATCCGCTGCTCCGGGCCGGCCGTTTCGAAGATCTCCCCCAGCGTCTCGAAGAAGAGCGTCCGGTTGGGCAGGCCGGTGAGCGGGTCGTGCAGCGCCTGGAAGCGCAGCCGCTGCTGGAGTTCGTACCGCTCGGTGATGTCCTCGATCATCGCGACCGTGAACCGGGGACGGCCGTCGTCGTAGCGGATCAGCGAGACGGCCAGGTCGGTCCAGACCACACTGCCGTCCTTGCGGTGGTAGCGCTTCTCCACCCGGGCACTGTCGTGCTTGCCCCCGACCAGCTCCTGGTAGAGCTCCCACATCCCGGCCGCGTCGTCGGCGTGGAACAGCGCCCCGACATTCATCTCGCGCAGCTCCTCGATGCGGTAGCCGAGCATGTTCGCGAAGGACTGGTTGACGTCGATCATCCGGCCGTCGACGCCGGCGATGCCGATCCCGATCGCCGCACCCGTGAAGACGGCGCGGAACCGGGCCTCGCTGTCCCGCAGGGCCTGCTCGACCGCGTCCCGCGCCTGCCAGGCCGAGCGGGCGATCCGCTCCTGCTGGCTGAACGTGCGGTCGCGCAGCGCCCGGGCGAAGCCGGCGGCCAGCGCGCCCTGCATGGCGGCGATCCGCTCCCGCGCCTCGGGCAGCTCCGTGCGGACGGGCAGCACCCAGGGCAGGAACCGGTCACCGAGCGCCTGGATCGACCAGTCCAGCGCCCCCGGCTCGGTGAGGTGCGCCTCCACCAGGGCCTGCCCGACGTCCTCCGCCGCTTGCGCGGAGAACGTCGGGGCGACCAGGGCCTGACCCAGCCGTACGGTGTGCACGAGCAGGAGCCGCTCGGTCTCGGTCGCGCTGAGCGGCACGAATCCGATGCGGCGCACCGCCCGGGCCCACTCGGCGGCGTACGCCTGGGCGCCCGGCCGGCTGAAGCCGCCCCCGTCGGGGCCCGGGCCGTGCATGTCGGCTCAGCCGGCGGTCCGGTCGTACCGGGCGACGCCGCCGAACGCCCCGAACCGCTCGGGGTGGTCGTCCACGTCGGACGGCGAGTCGGGTCGCCACAGCGGCATGTGCACCACGCCCGGTTCGAGGAGGGTCCAGTCGCCGAAGTAGCCGGTGATCTCGGCCCGCGAGCGGAGGGTGATCTCGGTGGCGGTACGCGCCGACAGCCGCTGCGCGTCGAGCATCTCCTGCGGCTGGTCCTCGAAGGTCGAGTGCGAGATGACCAGGAAGCTGCCGGGCGCGGCGGCGGCCCGCAGGGTGGCCAGGATGTCGGCGGGCCGGTCCGCGTCGGGGATGAAGTGCACCACCCCGGCGAGCAGGATGCCCAGCGGCCGGTCGAAGTCGATCAGACGGCCGGCCCGGGCCTGGTCCAGGATCAGCTTCGGCTCGCGCAGGTCACCGTGGATGGCGGTGGCCCGGTCGTTGCCGGCGAGCAGTTCCCGGCTGTGCGCCACGGCGACCGGGTCGATGTCGACGTAGACGATCCGGGCCGCCGGGTTGGCCGCCTGGGCGACCTCGTGGACGTTGCCCACCGTCGGGATGCCCGAGCCGATGTCGAGAAACTGGTCGATGCCGGCGTCGAGCAGCACCCGCACGGCCCGGCGCAGGAACTCCCGGCCGGAGCGCATGGTGGCGGCCAGGTTCGGCGTCATGGCGGCGATCTGCTCGGCCAACTGCCGGTCGATCTCGAAGTTGTGCGCCCCGCCGAGGAAGTAGTCGTAGACCCGGGCCGCGCTCGGGCGGGTCAGGTCGATCTCGGCGGGAAGTCCGTCCGGCGTCTGCATCGCTCGATCCCCCAGGTCGTCGCCGCGGGACCCGGGCACCCCAGGCACCGGCCGAACCCGCGGCATGGTGTGGTCCACACCACTCTAAGCGGGGACATCCAGGTGTGGGACATCCACTTTCGACGGTTACCGCCGGCCGACGGACCGGCCGGACCCTCGACGGCCCGGCCGGACGGCGGTCGACGTGGCCTCAGGCGGCCGACTCCAGCAGCAGCGAGATGCCCTGCCCGACGCCGATGCACATGGTGGCGAGGGCCCGCCGGCCGCCCCGGCGGCGCAGCTCCAGCGCGGCGGTCAGCGCCAGCCGGGCACCGCTGGCGCCGAGCGGGTGGCCCAGCGCGATGGCCCCGCCGTTCGGGTTGACGTGCTCGGCGCCCTCGGGCAGCCCCAACTCGCGCAGCACCGCCACGGACTGGGCGGCGAACGCCTCGTTCAGCTCGATCACGTCGAGGTCGGCCAGGCCCAGGCCCTGCCGGTCGAGCAGCTTGCGGGTCGCCGGGACCGGCCCGATGCCCATGATCCGGGGCGGCACACCGGCCGCCGCCGCCCCGGTCACCCGGGCCAGCGGGGTGAGGCCGTACCGCTCGACGGCCGCCGCCGAGGCGACCAGCAGGGCCACCGCGCCGTCGTTGACGCCCGAGGAGTTGCCGGCGGTCACCGTGCCGCCTTCCCGGAACGGGGTGGGCAGCGCGGCGAGCTTCGCCAGGGCGGTCTCCCGGGGGTGCTCGTCGGTGTCGACCAGCTTCGTCTCCCGCTTGCCGGCCGGCACGGTCACCGGCACGATCTCCTCGGCCAGCCGGCCGTCGGCCTGCGCCTTGGCGGCCCGCTGCTGGGAGCGGAGGGCGAACTCGTCCTGCGCGGCGCGGTCGACGCCGTACTCGGCGGCCACGTTCTCCGCCGTCTCCGGCATCGAGTCGATGCCCCAGCCCCGCTTCATCAGCGGGTTCACCAGCCGCCAGCCGATGGTGGTGTCGTAGACCTCGGCGGTGCGGGCGAACGCGGTGGTGGCCTTCGGCATGACGAAGGGCGCCCGGCTCATGCTCTCCACCCCGCCGGCGACCACCAGGTCGGCCTCCCCGGCGGCGATGGACCGGGCGGCGGTGGCGAGGGCGTCCAGGCCGGAGCCGCAGAGCCGGTTGACCGTGCTGCCGGGGACCTCCTCGGGCAGCCCGCCGAGCAGCGCCGCCATCCGGGCCACGTTGCGGTTGTCCTCGCCGGCCTGGTTGGCGCAGCCCAGGATCACGTCGTCGGTGCGGGCCCAGTCCACCGAGGGGTGGCGGGCGACCAGCTCACGGATCACGTGGGCGGCCAGGTCGTCGGGGCGTACCCCGGCGAGGGCGCCGGCGTACCGGCCGATCGGGGTGCGGACTCCGGCAACGAGGTAGGCCACGGTCATGGTGCGGCGTCCTTCGGGGGTGGAAGGGGCTGGCGGCGGGTCGCCCGCCGGGTCACGGGGGCGCCCGGCGCCAGGATATCCGCGCCCGGAACGGGTTAGGTTGGCGGCATGGCCCGGGCCCAGTTCAGCGCAGAGAGCACCCGCAGCGGTCAGTTCGTCCGCCAGCCCAACCGGTTCACCGGTCGGGTCACCCCGCACTCGACCTCCCCGGAGGGCGGCGGCCCCGACGACCAGGACCGCTGGCCGCTGGAGGCCGGCCGGTACCGGTTGATCTGGTGCCGGGCCTGCCCGTGGGCGCACCGGGCCCGGATCGTCCGCGGCCTGCTCGGCCTGGACGACGTCATCTCGCTGGGCACCGTCGACCCGATCCGGGACGAGCGGGGCTGGCGGTTCTCCCTCGACGCGGACGGCTTCGACCCGGTGCTCGGGATCGGTTTCCTCTCCGACGCGTACCTGGCCACCGACCCGGACTACACCGGCCGGGTGACCGTGCCGGCCCTGGTCGACACGCTCACCGGCCGGGTGGTCACCAACGACTACCCGCAGCTCACCCTGGACTTCTCCACCGAGTGGCGGCGGTTCCACAAGCCGGACGCGCCGGACCTGTACCCGGTCGAGTTGCGCCCGGAACTGGACGCGCTGATGGCCGAGATCCACCGGGACGTCAACAACGGCGTCTACCGGTGCGGCTTCGCCACCTCCCAGGAGGCGTACGACGAGGCGTACACGGCGGTCTTCGCCCGGCTGGACGCGCTGTCGGAGCGGCTGGCCGGGCGGCGCTACCTGATGGGCGACTCGATCACCGAGGCCGACGTGCGGCTCTTCACCACCCTGGTCCGCTTCGACGTGGCCTACCACGGGCACTTCAAGTGCAACCGGCAGAAGCTCACCGAGATGCCGGTGCT
This sequence is a window from Micromonospora sp. NBRC 110009. Protein-coding genes within it:
- a CDS encoding class I SAM-dependent methyltransferase; amino-acid sequence: MKTEQVRRAYASVAELYIELFGTSQQVHADDLALIGRHLAGRPGTVLDLGCGPGHITGYLRSLGVDATGIDLVPEFIAHAQATHPNGRYQLGSLENLAVADHSIAGILAWYSLIHLPPQDVDGVLAEFRRAMVPGGTLVLGLFVGDEVAAFDHKVVTAYRWPVDEFSERLRRAGFTEVERLPRLSDGTHRPHAALAAVAAEG
- a CDS encoding DUF456 domain-containing protein; this encodes MSLTDTQAVVSVVAALAILAGLAGVVVPGLPALPLCWGGVLVWALFGGAGPGRWAVLAAATVVAGGGTVVKYAWPGRNLKRTGVPTSSLLAGGLLGLVGFFVVPVVGLPIGFVGGIWGAERLRLGSNQLAWPATVQAVKAAGLSMLVEFLAGLVIAVLWVAGLLFA
- the rph gene encoding rifamycin-inactivating phosphotransferase, translating into MIEQYVLDLHDVDEMQVAVVGGKGAHLGGLSRIEGIRLPAGFCVTTNAFRRIMAEAPSVDNRLDQLSRLNPDDREAIRTLSAEIRRTIEGIAIPDDLAAAITHALAQLGEHAAYAVRSSATAEDLPTASFAGQQDTYLNVVGPAAILEHVSRCWASLFTERAVTYRQRNGIDHRTVHMAVVVQQMVFPQAAGILFTADPVTGNRKVATVDASFGLGEALVSGLVNPDTFQVRDGEIVAKAIAAKQRAVHALPAGGTQEVAIDPQRQEQPALTDAQVVRLVQLGRRIEAHFGRPQDIEWCLVGEDFQIVQSRPITTLFPIPAAGDAGNHVYLSVGHQQMMTDPMKPLGVSMWQLTAMAPMHEAGGRLFVDANRALASPAGRAGFLKMVGREDPLIRDALETVLNRDDFVPSLPDTGPGRPPARGASTPIETDPAIVTELIQRSQASIAALRRDIRTKTGPALFDFLLEAFQEHKRVLGDPLSMQAIMAGIESTWWLNDQLHEWLGEKNGADTLTLSAPNNVTSEMGLALLDVADVIRPHPEVVAFLQGVEDEGFLDELPKLAGGTEARDAIEAYLDRYGMRCVGEIDITRPRWSERPTTLVPLILDNIKLFEPGAAERRFEQGRQEAQKKEQEVLARLRALPDGERKADEAKRMIDRVRTFIGYREYPKYGIISRYFVYKQALLEEAERLVQANVLPEQEDIFYLTFSELHDVVRANRVDDQLIRQRKEAFRSYHALTPPRVLTSDGEAVVGAYRRDDVPAGALIGQPVSAGTIEGRARVILDMAEADLEAGDILVTAYTDPSWSPLFVAITGLVTEVGGLMTHGAVIAREYGLPAVVGVVDATRLIRDGQRIRVHGADGYVEILA
- a CDS encoding nitroreductase/quinone reductase family protein — protein: MWSTSRVTHPPSAPLPSDVEARLALDPNVWLCTVRRDGSPHVTPVWFVYADGVWWIGCDGRSVKVRNLVADPRVSLALEDGAAPVVAEGVAHLHRGDFPTEVVEAFASKYGGWDVRERVAQEGDRVLLEIPVRRWLLAGMAQ
- a CDS encoding putative bifunctional diguanylate cyclase/phosphodiesterase, which gives rise to MHGPGPDGGGFSRPGAQAYAAEWARAVRRIGFVPLSATETERLLLVHTVRLGQALVAPTFSAQAAEDVGQALVEAHLTEPGALDWSIQALGDRFLPWVLPVRTELPEARERIAAMQGALAAGFARALRDRTFSQQERIARSAWQARDAVEQALRDSEARFRAVFTGAAIGIGIAGVDGRMIDVNQSFANMLGYRIEELREMNVGALFHADDAAGMWELYQELVGGKHDSARVEKRYHRKDGSVVWTDLAVSLIRYDDGRPRFTVAMIEDITERYELQQRLRFQALHDPLTGLPNRTLFFETLGEIFETAGPEQRIGLCFIDLDGFKAINDSLGHDLGDRLLKVIGRRLADCVAGRGHLVARMGGDEFVILVDSDGGLDDAVELAELALAAVSAPVNVGDQQLAVSASIGIVECPAAETSASELMKAADTTLYWAKAEGRGRWAVYDPERSAADIARSALAAGLPAALDRGEFVLHYQPIVSLLDRSLVAVEALVRWQHPELGLIGPDRFIGLAEETGLIVRLGAWVLKQACRDAEGWRRAYPGTRLVVSVNLAARQADDPAIVETVAEALQHTGLPAALLQLELTESAVMGTAGEPLRSLRRLADLGVRLAIDDFGTGYSNLAYLRRLPIHCLKLAGPFVEGIRADGTDVAADHRDERIVDALVRLAHALELWVTAEAVETEAQAERLRALRCDTGQGRWFGAPMPAEQIRARLAGGEAAA
- a CDS encoding VOC family protein; protein product: MTARLDLAIFDAADINRVGSFYAGITGWDVVRQDPDRFGLRTPDGQEIEFQRAPDHVAPQWPGQEHPQQLHLDLQTADPRAEAGRAVGLGATRLADGPTWITLADPAGHPFDLCQADGVGPVMRLFAVTIDAPDASALAHFYADLTGMALSYDGLEGALITGDGKSLMFQQVDDYDPPRWPDPAHPQQAHLDLLVDDLDTGEARAVELGARRLGAGGERFRVFTDPAGHPFCLVR
- a CDS encoding amino acid permease translates to MATTPAPTAEQPMDDDARRLAELGYKQELHRKWSGFSNFAISFSIISILAGCFTTFGQAWNNGGPVAISWGWPLISLFILIIGFCMAELVSAYPTAGGIYWWAATMGRPVHGWFTGWLNLIGLVAVTASVDYGCATFLNLTLSALFDGWAGTAHQTFGLFVVILALHGLINIYGHRIIDVLQNVSVWWHVAGAAAVVLILLLVPDDHQSFKFVFTERFNNSGFGDGDTGGLTFWFYVLPLGFLLTQYTITGFDACAHVSEETRGASKAAAQGLWRSIFYSAVGGWILLLAFLFAATDVDAINKAGGFSGAIFESALTPFFFKAVIIISTIGQFFCGMSCVTSMSRMAYAFSRDRAVPGWRLWSRVNRNGTPVNAIIAATLAGLVLTLPALYQKAGVPVAFYAVVSVAVIGLYLSFLIPIFLRLRMGDRFVPGPWTLGARYKLLGWIAVIEIAVISVYFVLPIVPAGVPGNAEFSWTAVNYAPLAIGGVLLGVAIWWYASARKWFTGPRRTVDVPVQRSTMDAAPADEPA
- a CDS encoding DinB family protein, with the translated sequence MADLGDPKAALHHYLQATREDLIWKLDGLSEREARLPRTATGNNLLGVLKHCLNVEAGYFGPTFGREFPTPEELVPMQAFEEDPQADWYAREDETKDGLIDLYRRVGVFADQTIEQLPLDAPGRVPWWRPGGQDVTLHRIIIHVTGDLARHAGHADIMREQHDTAIGLRRESTNIPDDYDWPAYVTKLTKLADRFG